The proteins below are encoded in one region of Cytobacillus sp. IB215665:
- the trmFO gene encoding FADH(2)-oxidizing methylenetetrahydrofolate--tRNA-(uracil(54)-C(5))-methyltransferase TrmFO, translated as MTTKAINVIGAGLAGSEAAWQIAKRGFQVNLYEMRPVKQTPAHHTDKFAELVCSNSLRGNSLTNAVGVLKEEMRMLDSVIIKAADECAVPAGGALAVDRHEFAGKVTDYVKNHPNVKVFNEEITAIDDAPTVIATGPLTSKALSNNIKELTGQDYFYFYDAAAPIIDKESINMDKAYLKSRYDKGEADYINCPMNEEEFNTFYEALINAEVVPLKEFEKEIYFEGCMPIEVMAQRGHKTMLFGPLKPVGLEDPRTGKRPHAVVQLRQDDAAGTLYNIVGFQTHLKWGAQKEVLRLIPGLENAEIVRYGVMHRNTFINSPHLLKPTYEFHNKPNLFFAGQMTGVEGYVESAASGLVAGINASRSVDGKSLLVFPEETAIGSMAKYITTTNEKNFQPMNANFGLFPDLGVRIKNKKERYERYANRALETIQNFIKNV; from the coding sequence ATGACTACTAAAGCTATAAACGTAATTGGTGCAGGGCTTGCTGGAAGTGAAGCAGCTTGGCAAATTGCTAAGCGTGGTTTTCAGGTGAATTTATATGAAATGAGACCTGTTAAACAAACTCCTGCACACCATACAGATAAATTTGCTGAACTAGTTTGTAGTAACTCTCTGAGAGGAAACAGCTTAACAAATGCTGTAGGTGTACTTAAAGAAGAGATGCGTATGTTAGATTCAGTTATTATTAAAGCAGCGGACGAATGTGCTGTGCCAGCAGGTGGAGCGTTAGCTGTTGACCGCCACGAATTTGCGGGCAAAGTAACAGATTATGTAAAAAATCACCCGAATGTTAAAGTTTTTAACGAGGAAATTACTGCTATAGATGATGCTCCTACAGTTATCGCAACTGGACCTTTGACATCAAAGGCATTATCTAACAACATAAAAGAGCTAACAGGTCAGGATTATTTTTATTTTTATGATGCTGCTGCACCGATTATTGACAAAGAAAGTATTAATATGGACAAGGCTTATTTAAAATCTCGCTATGATAAAGGTGAAGCTGATTATATTAACTGTCCTATGAACGAAGAGGAATTTAATACATTTTACGAAGCTTTAATTAATGCAGAAGTAGTTCCACTAAAAGAATTTGAGAAGGAAATTTATTTTGAAGGCTGTATGCCAATTGAGGTTATGGCACAACGTGGTCACAAAACAATGCTATTTGGCCCGTTAAAGCCCGTTGGTTTAGAAGACCCACGTACAGGAAAAAGACCGCATGCTGTTGTTCAGCTTAGACAAGATGATGCAGCAGGAACGTTATACAATATAGTGGGCTTTCAAACGCATTTAAAGTGGGGAGCACAAAAAGAAGTGTTACGACTTATTCCTGGTTTAGAAAATGCTGAGATCGTTAGGTATGGAGTGATGCACCGAAACACATTTATTAATTCACCTCACCTACTTAAGCCGACATACGAATTCCATAATAAGCCAAATTTGTTTTTTGCAGGCCAAATGACTGGGGTAGAAGGATATGTTGAATCTGCTGCTTCAGGTTTGGTAGCCGGAATTAATGCATCCAGATCAGTGGATGGAAAGAGCTTGTTAGTATTTCCTGAAGAAACAGCGATAGGAAGTATGGCTAAGTATATTACAACAACAAATGAAAAAAACTTTCAGCCAATGAATGCGAATTTTGGCTTGTTTCCTGACCTAGGTGTAAGGATAAAGAATAAAAAAGAACGCTATGAACGCTATGCAAATCGTGCGTTAGAAACAATTCAGAATTTTATAAAAAATGTATAG
- the xerC gene encoding tyrosine recombinase XerC, giving the protein MKNVNKQLQLFIEYLQIEKNYSEYTIMHYKNDILHFLQFMNQQAIDKLLDVSYADVRIYLTELHSKKYARKSIARKVSCLRSFFAFLLREELVNENPFSIVALPKQEQRIPQFLYEEELEQLFAVSDITTPLGLRNQAILELLYATGIRVSECCNIQIQDLDFSIGTVLVTGKGNKQRYVPFGSFAHESIEKYISEGRQILQDKSQVKTGHLFLNYRGEPLTARGVRVILDKMIKQASITIHISPHVLRHTFATHLLNEGADMRSVQELLGHEHLSSTQIYTHVTKDHLRNIYMKHHPRA; this is encoded by the coding sequence TTGAAAAATGTGAACAAACAATTACAATTATTTATTGAATATTTACAAATTGAAAAAAACTATTCAGAATATACCATTATGCATTATAAAAATGATATCTTGCATTTTCTTCAGTTTATGAATCAACAGGCGATTGATAAGCTTTTGGATGTTTCATATGCTGATGTTCGCATCTATTTGACTGAACTACATAGCAAGAAATATGCAAGAAAGTCTATCGCAAGAAAGGTTTCGTGCCTGCGTAGCTTTTTCGCCTTTTTGTTAAGAGAAGAATTAGTGAACGAAAATCCCTTTTCCATCGTTGCTTTGCCGAAGCAGGAACAAAGGATACCGCAATTTTTATATGAAGAAGAGCTAGAACAATTATTTGCTGTCAGTGATATTACAACGCCTTTAGGGCTGCGTAATCAAGCAATACTAGAATTGTTGTATGCTACTGGTATTCGTGTTAGTGAGTGCTGTAATATTCAAATACAAGACTTAGATTTTTCAATTGGTACAGTATTAGTTACTGGAAAAGGAAATAAACAACGATACGTGCCATTTGGTAGCTTTGCTCATGAATCAATAGAAAAATACATTTCTGAAGGTAGACAAATCTTGCAAGATAAGTCGCAAGTAAAAACAGGACATCTGTTTTTAAATTACAGAGGTGAGCCTTTAACTGCAAGAGGTGTTCGTGTCATACTCGATAAGATGATAAAGCAGGCTTCCATCACAATACATATTAGTCCACACGTTCTTAGGCATACATTCGCCACACATTTATTAAATGAAGGTGCGGATATGCGATCTGTTCAAGAACTTTTAGGGCATGAGCATTTGTCATCAACACAAATATATACGCACGTAACTAAAGATCATTTGCGTAATATTTACATGAAGCACCATCCAAGAGCCTGA
- the topA gene encoding type I DNA topoisomerase, with product MSDYLVIVESPAKAKTIERYLGKKYKVKASMGHIRDLPKSQMGVDIDKNFEPKYITIRGKGPVLKELKNAAKKAKKIYLAADPDREGEAIAWHLAHSLAIDVNSNCRVVFNEITKDAIKESFKHPRAINMDLVDAQQARRVLDRLVGYNISPLLWKKVKKGLSAGRVQSVALRLIIDREKEIEEFTPEEYWSIKSDFVKGKKQFEASFHSMDGDKLELKSEDDVKSVLSKINGNEFLVNNVTRKERKRNPALSFTTSSLQQEAARKLNFRAKKTMMLAQQLYEGIELGKGGTVGLITYMRTDSTRISDTAQNEAAAYIEDKYGTEFLSEDKRNKKKKANTQDAHEAIRPTATQRDPASIKQYLSRDQFRLYKLIWERFVASQMAPATMDTMTVALENEGVMFKAHGSKVKFPGFMKVYVESTDDQVEEKNHMLPDLQKGDTVISKDLEPKQHFTQPPPRYTEARLVKTLEELGIGRPSTYAPTLDTIQRRGYVALENKRFTPTELGEIVLDLIVEFFPDIIDVEFTANMEQNLDEIEVGDVEWISIIDQFYQDFEKHLTKAEKEMEKVEIKDEPAGVDCELCGNPMVIKMGRYGKFMACSNFPDCRNTKPIVKEIGVQCPKCNKGSIVERKSKKKRVFYGCNLYPECDFVSWDKPIARMCPKCDHMLVEKKLKKGMQVQCVNCDYKEEQQK from the coding sequence ATGTCAGATTATCTTGTTATTGTGGAATCGCCTGCTAAGGCTAAGACGATTGAACGATATTTAGGAAAAAAATATAAAGTAAAAGCTTCCATGGGACATATTAGAGACTTACCAAAAAGTCAAATGGGTGTCGATATAGACAAAAACTTTGAGCCAAAGTATATTACGATAAGAGGTAAAGGGCCAGTTTTAAAGGAATTAAAAAATGCCGCAAAAAAAGCAAAAAAGATTTACTTAGCGGCTGACCCCGATCGTGAAGGAGAAGCGATCGCTTGGCATCTTGCTCATAGCCTAGCAATCGATGTTAATTCAAACTGCCGGGTCGTATTTAATGAAATAACGAAGGATGCGATTAAAGAGTCATTTAAGCATCCTCGTGCGATAAACATGGATTTAGTCGATGCCCAACAAGCTCGAAGAGTACTTGACAGATTAGTAGGGTATAATATTAGTCCTTTATTGTGGAAAAAAGTAAAAAAAGGCTTAAGTGCTGGGAGAGTACAGTCAGTAGCACTCAGATTAATCATTGATCGTGAAAAAGAAATTGAAGAATTTACTCCAGAAGAATATTGGTCAATAAAATCCGATTTTGTTAAAGGCAAAAAACAGTTTGAAGCTTCCTTTCATAGTATGGATGGGGACAAATTAGAGTTAAAATCAGAAGACGATGTAAAGAGTGTGCTTAGTAAAATAAACGGGAATGAATTTCTAGTAAATAACGTGACAAGAAAGGAACGAAAACGTAATCCAGCGCTGTCATTTACGACATCATCATTACAACAAGAAGCTGCGCGAAAGCTAAATTTCCGTGCAAAAAAAACAATGATGCTTGCACAGCAACTCTATGAAGGGATTGAGCTTGGTAAGGGTGGTACAGTCGGTCTCATTACATACATGCGTACTGACTCAACAAGGATTTCTGATACTGCTCAAAATGAAGCTGCTGCTTACATAGAAGATAAATATGGAACAGAATTTTTATCCGAGGATAAACGCAACAAAAAAAAGAAAGCTAATACTCAAGACGCACATGAAGCAATTAGACCAACTGCTACACAACGGGACCCAGCTTCAATCAAACAGTATTTAAGTAGAGATCAATTTCGTTTATACAAGCTTATTTGGGAACGGTTCGTTGCAAGTCAAATGGCTCCAGCAACGATGGATACGATGACTGTTGCGCTAGAAAATGAAGGTGTGATGTTTAAAGCACATGGTTCAAAAGTAAAGTTCCCAGGGTTTATGAAAGTGTACGTTGAGAGTACAGATGATCAAGTAGAAGAAAAAAATCATATGTTACCTGATCTGCAAAAGGGTGATACAGTTATTTCAAAGGACCTAGAGCCAAAGCAGCACTTTACACAACCACCGCCGAGATATACAGAAGCAAGGCTAGTAAAGACGCTTGAAGAGTTAGGTATTGGAAGACCATCAACGTATGCGCCTACTTTAGACACTATTCAAAGGCGTGGTTATGTTGCGCTAGAAAATAAGCGGTTCACTCCAACTGAATTAGGTGAAATAGTATTGGACCTCATAGTTGAATTCTTCCCAGATATTATTGATGTAGAATTTACAGCTAATATGGAACAAAACCTTGACGAAATTGAAGTTGGAGATGTTGAATGGATTTCAATTATTGATCAATTTTATCAAGACTTTGAAAAGCATTTAACAAAAGCAGAGAAAGAAATGGAGAAAGTGGAGATTAAGGATGAACCTGCAGGTGTTGATTGTGAGCTTTGTGGGAATCCAATGGTCATAAAGATGGGAAGATACGGTAAGTTCATGGCCTGCTCAAATTTCCCTGATTGTCGTAACACGAAGCCGATCGTAAAAGAAATAGGTGTTCAATGTCCAAAATGTAATAAAGGGAGTATTGTTGAACGCAAAAGTAAAAAGAAAAGAGTATTTTATGGGTGTAACTTGTACCCAGAATGCGATTTCGTTTCTTGGGATAAACCGATTGCACGTATGTGTCCTAAATGTGACCACATGCTTGTTGAGAAAAAACTGAAAAAAGGTATGCAAGTTCAATGTGTAAATTGTGACTATAAAGAAGAGCAACAGAAGTAA
- the hslV gene encoding ATP-dependent protease subunit HslV, producing MSTFHATTIFAIHHNGQCAMAGDGQVTFGNAVVMKHTAKKVRKLFQGKVIAGFAGSVADAFTLFELFEGKLEEYNGNIKRAAVELAKKWRSDKVLHKLEAMLIVMDKTHLLLISGTGEVIEPDDGILAIGSGGNYALSAGRALKNYAGDNLSAEEIAKAALEIAGEICVYTNDQIIVEQL from the coding sequence ATGTCAACGTTTCATGCTACAACAATTTTTGCTATTCACCACAATGGGCAATGTGCGATGGCAGGTGATGGTCAAGTGACTTTCGGTAATGCCGTTGTAATGAAACACACTGCCAAAAAGGTTCGAAAACTATTTCAAGGGAAAGTTATAGCAGGCTTTGCGGGCTCAGTTGCAGATGCCTTTACGCTGTTTGAGCTATTCGAAGGCAAGCTTGAAGAGTATAATGGAAATATTAAAAGGGCTGCGGTTGAACTCGCGAAAAAATGGCGGTCAGATAAAGTTCTCCATAAACTAGAAGCGATGTTAATAGTAATGGATAAAACGCATTTATTACTTATTTCAGGTACAGGTGAAGTAATCGAACCTGATGATGGAATTTTAGCAATTGGGTCAGGTGGTAATTATGCATTATCAGCAGGTAGAGCACTTAAAAATTATGCGGGAGATAATTTATCAGCTGAAGAAATCGCCAAAGCTGCTTTAGAAATTGCTGGTGAAATTTGTGTGTATACAAATGATCAGATTATTGTTGAACAACTTTGA